Proteins from a single region of Styela clava chromosome 1, kaStyClav1.hap1.2, whole genome shotgun sequence:
- the LOC120335053 gene encoding uncharacterized protein LOC120335053, with the protein MEEILKCSSCEEKFETTGTKEPQVLPCQHTFCRACISTLIGQDSTKCPSCQEVHDSITSANRNAVRNNLTVLSLLKENTTVNRRNAKLEFLKIHIAHVIMAIMICVVFVPNFNVMELRKPSNFLSFIIMPFYPAIILKRDMEDIPKNIILDLILWVNAIGIVTVLNGISPVIKQLVIRFLKAPVWKVGMMVICFAIVVQYFPSRTKI; encoded by the exons ATggaagaaatattgaaatgcAGCTCTTGTGAAGAGAAATTTGAAACAACTGGGACAAAAGAACCACAGGTGCTTCCATGCCAGCACACATTTTGCAGAGCTTGCATTTCGACACTCATAGGACAAGATAG TACGAAATGCCCATCATGTCAGGAGGTCCATGACTCAATAACTTCCGCTAATCGCAATGCTGTCCGGAACAATTTGACAGTTCTCAGTTTACTTAAG GAAAATACAACCGTCAATAGAAGAAATGCAAAGctggaatttttgaaaattcacaTCGCTCATGTGATAATGGCAATCATGATATGCGTGGTCTTTGTGCCAAATTTTAACGTTATGGAATTAAGAAAACCTTCGAATTTTTTGAGTTTCATTATAATGCCCTTTTATCCTGCGATTATATTGAAAAGAGACATGGAAGACATTCcaaaaaatattatcttagaTCTAATTCTTTGGGTGAATGCCATTGGCATTGTAACAGTATTAAACGGTATATCACCAGTTATAAAACAGTTAGTAATTCGCTTCTTGAAGGCTCCGGTATGGAAGGTTGGCATGATGGTTATCTGTTTCGCTATTGTTGTGCAGTATTTCCCGTCAAggactaaaatttaa
- the LOC120334789 gene encoding uncharacterized protein LOC120334789 — protein sequence MDAILKCEFCQELFGRTGDREPKMLPCQHTFCKRCVMKIVDPEGTVCPTCQVTHTDITSPQSNSIKNNLAIFRILNAKRAGQVEVEDDENRSLFSYGGEIVKIYIINVMLWAVRTVNHTAPFSLQFRYKSVGDFVWEMAKMPVAVFLKSEMHQDEIEYGYLFWGLAIVIVAVVNYTWPTVQKAALYLLRAPVWKAGLTALLISIPFVLQSPAFRSRVATLFPK from the exons atggaCGCAATATTGAAGTGTGAATTCTGCCAAGAGTTGTTTGGAAGAACGGGAGATCGGGAGCCCAAGATGCTTCCGTGTCAGCACACGTTTTGTAAAAGATGCGTCATGAAAATTGTGGATCCTGAAGG AACTGTTTGCCCAACTTGTCAAGTGACTCATACCGACATAACGAGTCCACAGAGCAACTCCATCAAGAATAACCTCGCCATCTTTCGTATACTCAACGCTAAACGTGCTGGACAG gtTGAAGTTGAAGATGACGAAAACAGAAGCCTGTTCTCATATGGTGGAGAAATCGTGAAAATCTACATAATCAACGTCATGCTTTGGGCTGTTCGTACAGTGAACCATACGGCACCTTTCTCTCTTCAGTTCAGATACAAATCCGTGGGGGATTTCGTTTGGGAAATGGCAAAAATGCCGGTCGCGGTTTTCTTAAAATCAGAAATGCACCAAGACGAGATCGAATACGGTTACTTATTCTGGGGGCTAGCGATTGTGATTGTGGCTGTAGTAAACTACACGTGGCCTACTGTACAGAAAGCAGCGTTATACCTGTTACGTGCACCCGTATGGAAAGCTGGCTTAACTGCCCTACTGATTTCGATTCCCTTCGTGTTACAATCCCCAGCCTTTAGAAGCAGAGTCGCAACACTATTTCCGAAGTAG